The nucleotide sequence CAACGATTGCCGCCCACTTCTTGTCTGCCCGACGTGCCATCGCCCGCCAGCATCATGCCCCGCGCCTCGACCGTGAAGGGCGTCCATATCGGGACGGTTACGTGGCAACGAATTGCCCTAACTCATCGAGTGGTTTCCTTTTCGGCATGCCTCGCTCCGCTTTCGAATGACGATCCGGCATCCCAACCATCGGCGCAAAAGCCGAGCATCCTTACGCCCCATCCCGACTGCAAGACAGGTACTTGCTATGCAAAGTATCGTTCCGCATCACGACACCCCTCATCCTCGCCGAGGCTTTGGTGGGCCTGGCCCGCTGCCTGCCCCTCGGCACCCTTTGAACCGGGCACGCGGCCTTCGTCCTCGAGCCGTTCAACCGGTGCTGTAGATGATGTGAGCGACGACCACGGAGGGATGCGCGAGCATGTATTCCGCATGGGGTTGCTCGGCGCGCAGGCGAGAGTGGTACTTGTTGGTGAAGCTGCGCAAGATCGCCAGGTCGCGCTTGGCGCATGCATCGAACGTTTCGGCCGGGTATTGATCCCACTGAGGAATGATCGGCATGCCCAGGATCCGCACGTTCCGAGCGCCCTCCTTCGAGGATTCCGAAGCGGCTCGCGCATCTCAACGCTCAGCGTGACGCCAGCCCGAAGAACTTCTTCCGGATGCTCGCACAAAGCGTGTGCTCGCCATCTAGGGCCAACCGACGCCCGGAATGGGGTGACCCGGATGCACTTCCCGGCCAAACGCGTGAAAGAGTTCTACGACGTGGCGTCGGTCGAGTTGTCTCATCAGCGTGACGGAAGCTCTGAGCGCAGCGAACTCTCGAGCAAGGCCAAACTCCATCCTGAAACCGACGTCACCCAGTATTCCGATGCGTGCCTCGCCGAAGCGCGCGAGTTCTGCGGGACCGGCGGAGTTCGAGTACCACTCACGATGGTCGTCGAAGCCAGGGATCTTGCCAGGGTGGTCCATCGCGCTCCAGCGAAACAACGTGAACGGCGGCACGTAACTGCCAGGCGCTTCTTGCGGCCCGCTGCCGTCGGCAACCGCAAGGACCATCGACGGAGGCTGTGGGCCACGCACCGGTCGAGACCAGTGTGTAATGGAACGTGGTACGCCGCACAGCACAGCATGTAGCAGCGCGTACACCTGAAAAGCGTTTGCCACGCCCGTCACTTGAAGCGCGAAGCCGCGACATCCTTGGGGATCGAGGATGAACCATTCTTCATCTATTGGGACGCGCAGCAATCGAGCCAGGAAGTGCGAGTACATCGAGGCGTCCGAGAAGTGAGTGAGTGGGGCCAGCAACGCCTGCACGGAACTCGACTTCAACAAGTCAGGCTTTCGTGACAGTGCGGCAATCAGCGGCTGACAGAAATGATCGATTGCCAGTAGCGACTGCGCGCCCAAGGAGTCGCTGTCTACGATGGCATCCCATTCTCGTGCGAACACCAGACGATTGGCGACCTCGACGGTCTCGGCCTGTTCGTTCTCGGTCTCGACTTCGTCCAGATTGGTGGCGGCATCGACGACGCTCCTAGCCGCGGTCAGGGCTGCCTCGAGGCGGGGCACCAGAACCTTCACGGCTAGCTCTGGATCTGCGCCTTCTTCGACGACGCACCCGCTGAGAAGTGCCACGAGGCCCGCGGCTTGGGGATGGGGAGCATTTGTTGCGTCCAGCAGACGGCGCAAGACGCGATCCACCACCACTTTGGGCTGGCCTTTGCTGAGCCGAAGCACTTGTGGCAGCAGCTCGCTGAGCCGAGCGTCTTTGGCGCGCGCGTCAGCGCTCGCACTGACGAATGCCTCGAGCGCCTCGTCCAAGTTCATCGAGACGACCGCTCTAGGCTCGAGGCGTGCGAGCTACTTGGCCACCACTCGCGGTGTCCGTCGGGGTCTTCAGCGAACTCGGCCTCCATCAGGAGGTCTCGCCAGTCCAGGCCGGCAAGTCGAATCGCACCATCGAGCTGCTCCAAGACACCACACGACACCTTCAGCACCGCGAAACGGATCCGTTCGAGGCTCTCCGGCGTTGCCTTGCACCCAATTCGTAGGTTCCCCGCGCAACGCTCACGAATCATCTCAATGGCTGTCGCTTGATGCTCGCCAGGGAAAAGCAACTGAACTCGTGCGAGGGTTCCGTCGCTGAGGTCGATCGACATGGCTGCCCGCCCGGATTCGATTGTGCCCGCAGCGAATCCTTCGACGCTACAATACCACCCCGGTGCGTGCGTTCCAGCTCTGGCGTGCCCGCTTCTCGCAGTTTGGCAAGGCTTGGTCGAGCAAGCACTCGCAATACGGTTTGCCCGAAGGCCTGTTGCAGGCCCACGGGGCTGGGTCCTCGGTAGTCTCGCCGCAGCCCGATACGCGCTGCCGCCCCCTGCGCTCTAGTCTTCTGGCCACCACCGCATGTCGTGCACGTCTTCACGGCTCGCGAGTGCTTCCTCCATTGCCGCCGCGACGGACTCCACGCGGGCTTGCACGTCGATCTTGCGAAAGAGCTTGCGGATGAACGGCTTGCTTGGCTCGACGAAGCAGAGAAACCCGTCGTCCTCGCCGTCGAGATTGCCGCAGCCGACCCACAGCGGGTAGTCCGGGTTGTCGATCGGGACTGCCCAACCCCAGTCTTCCGCGTAGGGCTCGCCGCCGGTGAAACCGCGAGCATTCAACTCGGCCCGAAGAAAGTCTGCGAGCGAGCGACCCCACCGACCCGGATTGACTTCGTCGTCTTCACCGGGCCGCGCCGGAAAGGCGTCCGACCGGAACTCGAGGTGGGATCGCATGAGCGCCACCTTCGTACCGCCGCGGACGCCTGGCGTCCAAGCCTCGGCGCGTCACATCAGGCATTCAGCGCGGCCCTCACCTCAAGGGAAGCGGTCGGTGTGGCCTGAGCGTTTCCTCGCACCAAGCACCAGGCGAGCCGTCGTGAGCGCGTCTACTCGCGCCCAACCCGCAGGCAAACGGGACGCGAGCCGGTTCGGTCGATTCGCGCTCGCGTCGCCCCTACGCCCCATCCCCAGTGCAAAACAGATACTTGCTATGCAAAGTATCGTTCCGAGTCACTGCACCCCTCGTCCTCGCCGAGCAATCGCAGGCCTCGCCCGCGGTCTACCCTTCGGCACCCCTTGACCCGCCGATCTCGCCCAGCGCCGCACGTGCCCACTACAGACTGTACCCGACGTCGACGTAGAGCAGCGGCAGAAAGCCGTTGGTCGTGCGGCTTGCGTCGGGGTGTGGACCGTGCCGCGTTCAGTCCCGCGTCGCAGTACGCTGCTCGCAGTGCGCGTGTACCAGGTGGTCAGCCGAACTCGGCGCGCCATGACTCGTCGTCTTCACCCTCGAGCCACCGCAGGAACGTTTCGGAAGCTTCTGGGGACAGCAACTCGCCACGGTCGGCGCAGGCGAAGGCCTCGGCCACATCGTCCTCGTCATCAGGATGGGGCTTCCAGAGCTGCCCAGCCTTCTTCGCTGCGTCCGGGGTCACTACGGGGAAGATACCCCACAGCCGCCCTGCGGCCAACTGCAGGGCAGTGCGCGCCGCGAGCAGCCGCGGAGGGGTTGGTGCCGGCGGCGGACGCCAAGCGCGCCGATCTGCCTCCGCAATCTGACCGCGTCGCTTGGCTGTCGCTCACTCTGCGGTAGAGAAACCAAGGTCTACCGACGCCAAAATCCCGTGCCGCGTGACTCACACCACGGCGTGAGCAAGCCACTCATCTGTTTCGCGATGCGCGCCAAGGCCGAGTGCATCGAACTCGTCGGAATCAGCCGTGGCGCTGACGCCCAACAAGCGAAGCGCCTGGTCGATGGCGTCCGTAGCGTGAAGCGGACCAAGCATGCGCTTTCCGTCTCGCCACACGAGGGCGCTTTGGCGACCCACCCCGCCGAAGAACTCTGCTTCCACGTACGAGATCAGACCCCTCGCCGACAATGACAGCGCCCATTGCTCGATTCCTGGCGACAGCTTCGCGAAGTACCCCAGTGCGCCGCCATCGCCGATCTCGTCGTACAGCAAGTCGGTTACGGGGATCATCGACATGCCTTGGGCGAGACGGACGATCCGTGCGGTCGCAATGTTCGACACATGAGCATCGAAGATGACCCGTGGAGCGATGAGCGCGTTGAGGCAGTAGCCCATGGTACGTGATGAAGTTGGCCCTCGATCACCCACTGTCACCCTTCTCGGTTGAGGTCATCATGGCCGCCTAGCGCCCCCGAGTTCGCGACTTGAAGCGAAAGTAGGCAGAAACAGATGGCGAGAAGACCAACGTCGCGCCTGTGAAGACGTAGATGCCGCCGAGGGCGAGCTGTGGAAGTTCGCCCGCGACAATGCTCATGAACGCGGCAATGCCAGAGAAGGCGACGACCAGAAATCGAGCGCCTGATGCTCCGCGGTACAAGAAGAAGCAGAGCAGGCACGAAAGCCCGAACCGCACTAGCCGCACCGCGAGGCGTTCGGTGCCACGAGAGAGAACGAACATCGTGATGATGGTGGCGGACGTGCCGAGCAAGGCCACGATGACCGCCAGCACAAGAACACGCCCTCGGGCCACTGCGGGATGCATTCGCGTTGGCGCAATGTCTCATACTTCAGATGCAGGCGCGAGGGGACCGCAGCGCCGTCCGAAGCGATGCCCAGAGTAGTCGGCTCGTGCTGAAGCAGCGAGCATGGCCAATGCCAGACAGTGATCGGGGTCCCCCTGCGCGCGACTTCGGCAGCTACTTGCAGGCATAGCGAGTGTAGGCGCGCACGACACCGTTGGCCGTCAGGGAGTCCAGAACCGGGAGAAGGCCGTCATCGAGAACCACCGTGCACTCGCGATGGAAGTTGTCGTAGGCGGCGAAAGCGAGACGTCCTTGCTTTCGCGATCTGCACATGGAGAATCTTGCTGAGACGCCCGGAGTGAATCACGTCTGCGAGGACTTCCTTGATGGTCTCTTCTTCGAGGGGCAGCACGACGAAGTCCTGAAGTGGGTCGAGCGTATTGCGACGCAGTACCTCGGTTTCGAGTGCCGATGCGCGTGGCAACTCGCGTAGGTGGCAAGATGCCAGGTCGCCTTCGAACGAGATCTCCGCATCGCCCGCGAGTGCCCGTGCCATAGCGACGAGGAGCCCCGCCTTGTCGCGCGCGTTCACTAGGTAGCTGGTCGAGCCCATCATTCAGTCAGCCTGCGACACACCGTACCCCCGCCTGCTTGAGCCCGCGGCGGTGGCGCAGTCTGCTACAGCCTACCACCACGCGGTCGAGCGCGACTGCGACGTCCATCGACATCGTGTCCGCAAGCGTTCTTGCCAGGGCGCTCGTCGCACCGCAACGCGAGACCCGCGCGCCTGTACCTTCACGCCGCAACCGCGGGACCACCCCGTTCCGTGCGCGCGCATCTAAGCGCTGCGCGACTCCCACGTAGCTCACTGCGAAGCGCTGCCGTTCCTCGAACGCGCTTCGCGATACCCGACGGGCCGACGGGGCAGGATTCCGAAGCGTCTCGCCCAACTCAACGCTCGGCGCAAGCCTCAGGATCGATCTCGCACAGCGGGTCGGGGCCTGGAAGGCAATAGGTTGGGTGGCAAACGACGGTGCCGGTCTTGAGGTCTTTGATCATGACGTCGGACGCGCAGTACATCCTGGCGGGGCAGGGTGGGCAACGGTGGACGTCATCAGCCGTCTGCGGATCGCTTCCACGAGAGCACCCCGTGAGCACCGCCACGAGAACCACGATTCCGATGTGTACGTGCGTCAAGGGCTCACCAGATCTAATGGGCGATCAGAGTTCGAGCCAGGACAATGACGGGCACATCCGCTGCGTGCTAGCGAACTCCGAGACCACAGCGTCCAGTTCGCCATGGGGCGGTCGACAGAGACTCAGCAGTCGTACATGATCTCCACGTACAGGTTCCGACTGCCACAGTTGCGCAGGCGCGCGAGGTGAATCAAGTCGCGGGCGGCCGCTCTCCACTCCCGCGGATCCTCTCGCGAGTCGGGCTGATTGGGCTCGCGCTGGAAGGCAGCAGGGTTCGGGCCAGCGGCGCGGATGGAAGCAAGCCAACGATCGCCGAGCTTCTGTTCGTCCGGCTCGGCCGCCAAGCGATCGAGGATGGTGCTGGGGATCTGGTAGATCTTCGCGCAGGCCGGAGAGTACCGCACCGGCACGAGGTGTGATCGCGGCAAGTCCTGCATCTCGCTGACGGCCTCCTCGGAAACCGACCAGCCCGTCAGCGCCTTGACGCGCTCGGCCACGAGCTTGGGGTCGGGCGGCGCACCTTTCCGCTTTGGCCTGGGCACACCAAGGGTGTCGGCCAGTGCATCGAGCTCTTGCTCCGAAATACTGAAGCAGGTCAGTCCAGGGAGCGTGTCGCGCAGGAACTCACCTCGCTCCTCGGCGACGGGAGGAATCCGCGGCACCTGAGCTGGCGCCGCGCGATCCATTGGTAGGGTGAGCGGAAACGCATCCGCCAGCTCGTTGGGGCTCGCGTACATGAATCGGACGTACGCTTCGACGAAGCCCGTGCCGCGGAAGGCCGTGCACTCCCGCGGACCGGAATCGCATGTCAGTTGGTGCTCATCGGCACCAGCCGCATTCGCTGGCGCGGACTCGCTTTGCCCAGAGCGCGGCGTTGCCGCGCACGCTACGAAGAGCATCGCCCCTAGAACCAGCTTCAAGGACTGCACTGCTTTCATGCCCGTTGCGATCCAGCAAGCTGCTGGAGGCGAGACAGCAGGGGATAGTCCCGCCAGATCGGGAACGGCGGCCGCTCACGAGGAATGAATCGGAACCTGGAGTTCAGTCTGGTGCCGCCCTTCAGGTCGACAACGAAGACCCTCGAGTTGAGCCATCGCCAGGAAACACTCTCCACCTCGCCAAAGGGCACGTGGACCGAAGTAGCCTTGTCGGAAACGATGAGACCACGCTCAACCATCGCGACCTGCTTGAACTTGCGGAAGTAGAGGAAGATGCCCGTCGTGACGACAAGCCCCACCAAGAACACACCGATCTGAGAGAGCAGCGGTCCGTGCACCTGGCTCGTCATGAACACGGTCCACCCAAGGCCAAGCAACGGTGTAAGGTAGCCGTAGAAGCCGTAGACCCACTTGCTGGCGGAAAGAATCTCCATACCGTACCGCGGTCCCAGAATAGCTCTCAACTGCGTTCGGGCCATCCTCACTAGCCGAGTTGGGTGCGTTCAGCGGATTTCGCTGCCTGCCTGCTCACTCGCTGTGCGCATCGCCGAGGAACTCGTCAAAGCACCGGCCGCACGTCGGTGCCAGCGGCACGCGCTCATCGACCACCTCGAGTGTCGATCGTTCCGCAACGAGTTGTGCGCAGTCTTGGCACAGCGCGACGTCGACCACGGTCGCTTCGTCGTCCGTCAAAGGAGCGTTTCGTCGGACCGCGCTGATGGTGACGCCATCTTCTCGAAGATGCCGACAGACGAGTGGACCCGTCTGACAGCCATGCCTGGTGCAAGCGACCACTCCCACGTCGTTCGCCCAACGGTCTGACGAATAGTCTGCGGGCGCAAGAGTCGACGCCGAATTGCAGCGACTCCAGGCCGCTGCTGCTCAGTGGTTTGCGCACGTGTGCCACACGCCAGAAAGCACTCCGTCGACCAAATCGGCGACGTCCCTGTACACTCGCCGGCATGAAGAACGGGGTCTTCTTTCGACTGACGCTGTCTTTGCCCAAGAAGGAAGTGGCGGCTTGGAAGAAGGCGAGCGTGCGGGAACAGCTCGCGCGCATTCCCGGGGACCACTCCGAGCACGAGGGCGGCGGCATTCTCGGTGGCGAGCTGAGCGTGGAGGGCGCGAAGACGCTGAAGGCGGCCCTCGAGGAGCTCGAGGGCATGGGGATCGAACTCGAGAAGAAGGACGTGGGGCACTGGGAGAAGACGAGCATTGATGGCAAGCCCCACATACGCATCGAGACCAAGGGCGCGCTGAAGCGCGATGCCACCGTTGGGCAGCTGCTGAAGTACCTGCAGAAGCAGACCAACAGCGGCGAGGAGTTCGTCGCGGTAGAGAGCGACGGCAAGCAGGGCAGGGTGGACGTGTGGGGCTACCTCGGTGGCTACGACGCCTACTCCACGCACTGCTTTCCGCTGCTCGTGCTGGGCGCGGCCGTGGTGGAACGTCAGGGCATGGGTCAGCTCGTGTTCATCGGAGACAGCGAGCTCTTGAGCGAGTCAGTGTTGGTGCTCGGGCGCTTCTCGGCGGACGGCGTGGAGCTGGTGGAGCACGTGGAGCCCCAGGACGTCACCGAGGAGCAGGCCGCCGAGCTGGACGCGGCGCTCGGAGAAGGAGGTAGCGATCGGATCCGCGCTGCCTACGACGAGTGGCTCGCGAAGTTCATCGAGAAGAAGCGCCTGCGATTGTTCGCGGGTTGCGCCGGCTGGCTTCGGCCGGACGGTAGTTGGGCCATCGAGCCGCGCTTCCGCTCCGCGGGCGTCTTCTCCGAGGGCCTTGCCGCCGTGTCGGAACGCGGTCCCTTCGGCTACGGCTACATCGATGAGGGCGGAAACCTCGTCATCCCACAGGGCTTCTTCAGCGCGGGTGCCCACAAGCAGGGGCGAGCCCTCGTGCGACCGAGCACGGATAGCATGAAGTACGGATTCATCGATCGCACGGGTGCTTGGATCGTGCCCGCCAAGTACGCCCGCGCGGAAGACTTCGCCGAAGGCCGCGCTCTCGTTGGCGACGGCAAGCTCCTCGGCTTTGTCGATCTCGACGGCAACGAAATCGTGCCGCCCAAGTATCGCCACGCCCTGGGGTTTGCTTGCGGGCTCGCCCTCGTCGCCGATCACAGCAAGAACGAGGCAGGCGGCTTTGGCTTCATCGACGAGCAAGGCCAGGTCGCCATCCCGCTGCGACTCGAAAACGCGGGACCGTTCCACGAGGGCTTTGCCCTCGCTGCCCGCAACGGCAACTGGGGTTTTCTGGCGCCGGACGGCAAGTTCCTATTCCCCCCGCGCTTCTCCCAATGCGGCTACTTGGTCGACGACCGCGCTGCTGCGATGCTCGACGGCAAGTGGGGCGTGGTGGACGGCAAGGGCAACACCGTCATTCCCTTCGCCCGCGTGAACATCTCGCTCGTCGGTGATTGGTTCGTCTCGACGGACGGCCAGAGCTGCACGTTCTACGACAAGAGCGGGGAGGAGCTGTTCCGAATCCCGTTCTCGGTCCTGCGCGATCCCGGGGACGGCTTCATCGCCGTCGCGAAATCGTACTATGGCCCCTTCGGCTACATGGACTTCACCGGCAAGATCGCCATCGAGCCTCGCTTCAAGTTCGCTGCGCCCTTCGAGCAAGGCGCAGCCATCGTGGAGGACGAAAACGGCCAGTGGGGCATCATCGACGAATCCGGCGCCATGACCGCGGCCTTCGACTTCCCCATGATCAACAGCGCCAGCGCGGGCCGCTTCTCGAAGAGCGGCATCACCTACGTGGAGAGCCTGAACCGCTTCGGCTTGGTCGACCGCAAAGGAAAGCTGATCTTCCCCACGGAGCTCGAGATGATCCACGGCTTCGGCAACGAGCTGATCTGGGCGAAGTACCCGGAAGAGGTTGAGTGAGGCTAGCGTTCGCGCGGCGCGAAGATGTCCAGGCTCCGACGCTGCTCAAACCGGCGGCGTGTCAGCACGTGCCGCAACTCCCCCAGCTCTTGAAGCTAGTTCGGGCGCGAGCGTTCCGGCGGACGGAGTCTTCGATGCCGCCGAGCACGAGCTCTCGCCATTCCGGCGCCAATCGCCACGCACAGGGCCAGCAGGCTGGGCCGGCTCCCACTCCTTCCGCGTCCAGGCGTCCAGCAACGGCACCCACCGCCGTCCGTCAGTGGCGCGCTGCTGCTGGAAGCGTCAGAGTCTGGCGGTTCGGTGCCAAGTCCAGTGCCATCGCTTCCAGCATCGAGCCGGCGTCCGGTGCTTGCGTCGGTTGAAGCGTCGATGCTCGCGTCTGCCGGCGTACCGCCACCAGTTCCTGAAGAGCCTGCATCAACCGACGACCCTGCATCTGGGCTGATGCCGCCGGCGCCCGCACCCGCTTCGAGGCCAGCATCGTTGGGCGGGCTACCGCCGTCTGCGTCCGCGTCCGCCCCAGCGTCCGACGCTGCCCCATCAATGTCCACGCCCGAATCTAGAGCTACGCAGGTCCCTTCGTGACACTCACCCGACGAACACGGTGTTCCGGACGGAGTTGGAAATTTGATGCACCCGGCGTTGGTATCGCATGTCGACTCTACGCATTCCGCCCCCGGGCTGCACGTAAGCGTGCCGCCCGCAACACACACACCATTTTGGCAGGTTTCATTGACCGTGCAGGCATCCAGGTCGACGCACGGCGGTCCGGTGAGTGGTTTGCAGGTACCGTCCACGTCAGCTCCGGCGGCGGTCGAGCAAACCGCGCAATCGCCGTTACAATCCGAGTTGCAGCAGACGCCATTCACGCAGAAGCCCGAGCTGCACTCGCCGCTTCCGGCGCAGACTGCCCCAATCGACAACTGCTCGAACAGTTCTGCGCTGGAGAGCTCGTAGGTGTACGTGCCGCCGGCCAGTAGGACCTTGCCGGATGAGACTACGCCTGCGGTGTGGAATCGGCGAGGTGCCACCAACGAGCCTGCCACGGAGAATGTTCGCGCGATGGGGTCGTAGACCTCACTGGTCGCGCCTTCAGCAACGACGGCCTTGCCGGTTGGTAGAAGACTGATGGACCCGCCAAAGTGAGCGTACGACATTGAACCCGTGTAGGTGAACGTGCTCACGGTTGTGTTGAATAGCTCTGCGCTCGCAAGATCCGTCTTCCCGTCCCTCCCTCCCGCCACCAGGATGTCTCCAGACTGGAGCGCGACTGCGACATGATACTCCCGCGCTTGGTTCAGGCTCCCTGTGCTTGCGAAGCCGCCAGTCACTGGATCGTACGCCTCAGCGCTGTTCTCGACGACCACAGGTGCCACGGACGAGAGCCCGCCAGCGATCAGGACCTTTCCGCTTGGCAAGAGGGTTGACGAATGCCTGTCGCGCCCGATCTGCAATTGACCTGCTGGCTGAAACACCCCCAGCGACGGAACATAGACCTCTGCGGTGGAGAGCAGCACCTGACCATCGTACCCGCCTGTAACCAGGACTTCTCCGCTCAACAAACGCGTTGCCCTTCCGGTGCGTCCGACGATCATCGCACCCGTCGGAGCGAAGCTACCCGTGCTGGGGTCGTAGAGCTCTGCGCTGGAGAGGAAGCCAGAACCCGACGCATACCCACCTGCAACGAGCGCTTTGCCCGAAGCGAGCAACGTGACCGTCGGCCCGTTCCGAGCGGCGGCCATGGAGCCAGTGGCCGCGAATGTTCCAGACAATGCGTCGAATAGTTCTGCACTCGCGTGATAGGCCGTACCGTCGCTGCCTCCGACGACGAGCATCAGGCCGTTTCCAAGTACGACGCCCCCGGGGCTGTTCCGCGGGGTCGACATCCCACCAGTTGTGGTCCACGCCGGATCCACGATCAGGGGATAGGTGCCACCGTGCCACGAGACGCTGACCACGCATTGCGAGGCACCAGGGGCCGTGACTCGCCGAGTCCAAGGCGGGAGTGGCGACCGGTCCGCCTGACAGTGCTCAAGCTCGAGGGACACTGGCACTGCTCTACCCGCGCTATCAATACCCGCGGGAGGGGCGACACGAAGTCGTGGCACGCCCGCGGTATCGAGAAACTCGAGGCAGTTACTCACCAAGCGCAATCCTGCAACCCGAGAGACATCGACGTCATAGGTAAGGCGCTCGCGTTCTGGGGCGCGTTCAAAAACCACAAAGTCTTCCGTGCCCTCTACGGCGACCCGGTGTAGCAGGTGAGCCAGACGGTATGCTGCGGGGTAGACGGCAATGCCGTCTTCCGTCGCTACGGCAACATCAGACGCTCCACGCAGCGTGAAACCGATCTCAAGGCCACTGTCGGCATCCTTTACGCGGGTCACTCCATTCGCGCGTACGGGAAGCGTCGTTAGTGCCGCCTTGGGGGCGCGCGGTACCCGAGCCCGAAGGCCTCGCTCCTGCCTGAGCTCTTCCCAGTCCGTCACCACGCCTGGTCGGACTAGCGCGCGCGCAGCTGGTTGCCCGCCCCGATTGGACTCGGTCGGGTCGCTC is from Polyangiaceae bacterium and encodes:
- a CDS encoding WG repeat-containing protein, whose translation is MKNGVFFRLTLSLPKKEVAAWKKASVREQLARIPGDHSEHEGGGILGGELSVEGAKTLKAALEELEGMGIELEKKDVGHWEKTSIDGKPHIRIETKGALKRDATVGQLLKYLQKQTNSGEEFVAVESDGKQGRVDVWGYLGGYDAYSTHCFPLLVLGAAVVERQGMGQLVFIGDSELLSESVLVLGRFSADGVELVEHVEPQDVTEEQAAELDAALGEGGSDRIRAAYDEWLAKFIEKKRLRLFAGCAGWLRPDGSWAIEPRFRSAGVFSEGLAAVSERGPFGYGYIDEGGNLVIPQGFFSAGAHKQGRALVRPSTDSMKYGFIDRTGAWIVPAKYARAEDFAEGRALVGDGKLLGFVDLDGNEIVPPKYRHALGFACGLALVADHSKNEAGGFGFIDEQGQVAIPLRLENAGPFHEGFALAARNGNWGFLAPDGKFLFPPRFSQCGYLVDDRAAAMLDGKWGVVDGKGNTVIPFARVNISLVGDWFVSTDGQSCTFYDKSGEELFRIPFSVLRDPGDGFIAVAKSYYGPFGYMDFTGKIAIEPRFKFAAPFEQGAAIVEDENGQWGIIDESGAMTAAFDFPMINSASAGRFSKSGITYVESLNRFGLVDRKGKLIFPTELEMIHGFGNELIWAKYPEEVE